AGCAAGACGGCGTCGCTCAAGGTCACCAAGTAACACCCCCTCCGTCCGGCCGGCCGCACCCGCGGCCGGCCGGACACCCCACCTCCCGATGGACGAGACGATGACCAGCACCCCCTCCCGGCGCCGCCGGCCGAGCCGACGACGGCCGCTCCTGCGCCGCCCGACGCTCCGCCGCCCGGCCGTCCGCCGTCCGACCAGCGGCTGGTCGCCCGAGCCCGTCGGCCCCGCGGCCCGCGCCCTGCCGGTCCTCGGTCAGCCCGACCGGTGGCGCTTCGGCGGATCCGCGGTCGTCGTAGTGGGCCTCCTCCTGGTCGGCTTCGCGCTCCAGTTCATCGGCGTCTCGCAGGTGTCGTACGTCCGCGACCAGCAGCTCGCCCTCGACGCGCTGCGCTTCCAGCTCGCGAACGCGACGGCGCCGGTCGGGCAGACCGGCCCCGACGGCCGCCTGGTCGCCGACGGCACCCCGGTCGCGATCCTCCGCGTCCCGGCGATCGGTCTGCGGTCGGTCGTCCTCCAGGGCACGACCTCGGACGTGACGCGCTCCGGGCCCGGCCACCGTCGCGACACCCCGCTGCCCGGGCAGGCCGGCGCCAGCGTCGTCTACGGTCGGCAGACCGCCTACGGCGGACCGTTCGGTCGCATCGCGGAGCTCCGCCGCGGCGACGTCGTGACCGCCACCACCGGACAGGGCACCGCCCGCTACCGCGTGACCGACGTGCGGCGGACCGGCGACCCCGTCCCCGCCCCGATGTCGGCGGGCGACGGACGCCTGACGCTCGTGTCGGGAGCCGGACTGCCGTTCCTGCCGGACACCGTCGTGCGCGTCGACGCCGAGCTGGTGTCCGATGCCGCCCCCACCCCCGCGCCCGCGTTCGGCTACTCCAGTCTCGAACCCCGCGAACTGACGATGGCGGGGGACGGCACGGTCTGGCCGTTCCTCACCCTCGGGCTCATCGTGCTCGCCGCCATGGTCGCGCTCTTCGCGGTCGGGATGCGGCTGTGGGGCCGCCGGCAGACCGTCGTCGTCGCCGTCCCGGTCGTGCTCGCGGTGGGGCTCTCCGCCGCCGCGCAGCTCACCCTCCTGCTCCCGAACCTGATGTGACCGGGCACCCGACGTGACCGCACGAGCGCCCGCCCCCGCCGGTGCCGACACCGCCGCCCGCGCCGCAGCCCCCACCGGCGCCGACACCCCCGCCCGCGCCGCCGCCCCCGACTGAGAGACCACCATGACCGACACCGCCACCCTGGCCGACGAGTTCGACAGCTGGTTCGCACCCGACGACGGCACCACCACCGAGGCGATCCCGACCATCGCCCCCGCCACCCTCGACGCCCGCGAGGTCTCGGCCTGGTTCGGCGACCACAAGGTCCTCGACCGGGTCTCCCTGACCATGCCGGCCGGCCAGGTCACCGCGCTCATCGGGCCGTCCGGCTGCGGCAAGAGCACGTTCCTCCGCACGCTGAACCGCATGCACGAGCTCGTGCCGACCGCGTCCCTCGCCGGCGAGGTCCTGCTCGACGACGTCGACATCTACGACGCCTCCCGGCGCATCACCGAGGCGCGTCGGCAGATCGGCATGGTGTTCCAGAAGCCGAACCCGTTCCCGGCGATGAGCATCGCGGACAACGTGCTGGCCGGTCTCGCGCTCACCGGCGTCAAGCTCGACAAGGCCGCGAAGACCGACCTGGTCGAGGAGACCCTGACGAAGGCGGGGCTCTGGAACGAGGTGAAGGACCGGCTCCGGCAGGCCGGCGGCGGGCTCTCCGGCGGACAGCAGCAGCGCCTCTGCATCGCCCGGTCGCTGGCGGTCCGGCCGCGCGTGCTGCTCATGGACGAGCCGTGCTCCGCCCTCGACCCCACGTCGACCCGCCGGATCGAGCAGACCATCACCGAGCTCGCACGCGACGTCACGGTCGTCATCGTCACGCACAACATGCAGCAGGCCCAGCGGGTCTCGGACCGCTGCGCGTTCTTCCTGGCCGAGGCCGGCACGCCCGGCGCGATCGTCGAGCACGGCCCCACCGCGGCGATGTTCGAGGCGCCCCGGGACCCGCGCACCTCGGACTACGTCAACGGCCGGTTCGGGTAGGCGGACGCGCGCCGCGTCGGTGGTGACCCGACCTGGAGGCCCGACCCGCGCCTCCAGGTCGGTTACCGTGAGCGGGTGATGCGACGGACGACGACGGCCGCGGCGACCCTGGCGGTCGCCGCCCTCCTGCTGTCGGGCTGCAGCGCCGGCACGGCCGCCTCCGGCAGCGGCGTCGAGGGCTACGTCGAGCCGGGCGGCGGCGCGCTCGAGCGCGTCCGCACCGCGGTGGACCGGGGCGCGACGGTGATCGGCGTGGACGGGGCGGGCCTGTCGGACGACGGCACCCACCTGCTCGACGCGCCGGAGGGCCTCGGCGAACTCGTCGGGGCCGCGGCCGACGCCGGCGCGACGACCGAACTGCTCTTCAGCAACTACTCGGCGACCATCGGGGACTTCTCGCCCGAGGCGGCGACCGCGCTGCTCTCCTCGGCGTCGAACCGGGCCGACGTCGTCGGGGAGCTCGTCGACCTGGCCGACCGCCTGGGTGCCGACGGCGTGCAGATCGACCTCGAGTCGATGCGCGACCAGGACCGGTCCGGCCTCGTGTCCTTCGCGGCCGAGCTGCGGACGGCCGTGCACGACCGGCTCGGCGACCGGGCCGAGGTGTCGATCGCGATGATGGCCTCGACCGACCCGGCGGAGTACCGCTCCCGCGGGTACGACCTCGCCGACCTCGCCCCGCACCTGGACCGGGTCGTCCTCATGACCTACGACCAGCACGGACCGTGGAGCGGCCCGGGCACCGTCGGCGCCCTGCCGTGGACCCGGAAGGCCGTGCGCACCGCGATCGACGGCGGCGTCCCCGCCGAGCGGATCGACGTCGGCGTCGCCGGGTACGGCTACGCGTGGGGGCCCGGCGCGGACAGCGCCCCGATTGCTGCCGCCGCCGCCGCGCACCTGGCGGGGGACCGGGCCGAGTGGTCGGAGCGCGACGGGGAGTGGTCCGCGACGCTCGACGACGGGCGGGAGCTGCACTGGTCGGACGCCCGCTCGTACGCCGTGCGCCGTGACCTCGCCCGCGAGCTCGGCGTGCACGGGGTGGCGCTGTGGTCGCTCAACCTGTCGCCGCTGCCGGAGGACTGAACCCGGCCGGCGCCGCGCGGTCCGCGCCGCCCGGTCCGCGCCGCCCGGTCCGTCCGCGCCGCCCGTCCGCCCGGCGCGTTCGGTGACGCATCCTCCGGTTGCTGTCGGCGAGCCGTTGTAGCATCACCGCACATCGACCCAGCGGCGAGGAGACCTGCGTGCCGGAACTGACCCACCAAGCCTTCCCGATCGACCGGATCCAGGACGCCGGGGCGGACATCGTCGCGTCGGTCGCGACCGTGGTGGACGGCAAGGACGACGCCATCCGGACCGCCCTGACCGTGATGCTCGCCGAGGGACACCTGCTCGTCGAGGACGTCCCGGGCGTCGGCAAGACCGTCCTCGCGAAGGCCCTCGGCGCCTCGGTCGGCGGCTCGGTGAACCGCATCCAGTTCACCTCGGACATGCTGCCGTCGGACGTCACCGGGGTGAACATCTACGACCAGTCCTCCGGCACGTTCCGGTTCTCGCCCGGCCCGGTGTTCGCGAACGTCGTCATCGGCGACGAGATCAACCGCACGAGCCCGAAGACGCAGTCGGCGCTGCTCGAGGCGATGGCCGAGTCGCAGGTCACCGTCGACGGTGTCACCCGACCGCTCGAGTCGCCGTTCATGATCGTGGCGACGCAGAACCCCGTCGACATGGAGGGCACGTACCCGCTGCCCGAGGCGCAGCGCGACCGGTTCATGGCCCGCATCGCCATGGGGTACCCGAGCCCCCAGGCCGAACGGCGGATGCTCGCGGCCCGCGGTGCGCACGACCCGCTCGCCGACCTCCGCCCCGTGGTCGACGTCGACACCCTGCGCGCGATGATCGCCGCCGTCCGCACCGTGCACGTGGCGGCCGACGTCGAGGCGTACATCGTCGAGGTCGTCCGCGTCACCCGCACCCACCCCGACCTGCTCCTCGGCGCGAGCCCCCGCGCGACCCTGCACCTGGCACAGGCGTCCCGCGCGTACGCGGCCCTCGCCGGCCGTCCGTTCGTGACCCCCGACGACGTCGCCGCCCTCGCACCGATCGTCCTCGCGCACCGACTCGTGCCGGTCGCCCGGGGCCTCGGCGGGTCGGCCGAGGACACCGCCCGCGAGATCGTCGTCCGCATCGTCGCCGACACCGCGGTGCCCTTCACGGCCACGCCCGTCCGGTCCTGATGACCGACCATCGGCCCGTCGCCCGGCGGCTCTCGCGCCGTGCCGGTGCCGTCGGCTCGGTGCTGGCCCGCTACGGCCGGCGGGGCACGGGCATGCTGCGGCGGACGCCGTTCCCGCGTCCGACCGTGCGTGGCTGGACGGTCCTCGCGGTCGGCCTCGGCCTCGTCGGCGGCGGGCTCGTCGCGTCGATGGGTGTCGCCGTGTCCGCCGGACTGCTGCTGGTCGTGCTGGTGGTGCTGGGCGTCGTGGCCGCACTCGCCGTGGCGGCGCCGCTCCGCGCCTCCCGGCAGGCGCCCCGCGTGGTCGTGCAGGTCGGCGAGGTCTACCGCGGACGCGTGACGGTCCGTGGTTCCGGCGTCCGGTTCGCCCCGCGGTCGACGCTGCTCGTCCGCGAGCAGCTCGACGACCTGTTCGTCAGCACGGCCGAGGCGGCGGCCCTCGTGACGATCGGGCCGGCGACCCCGCCGGCGGTGCTCGACGTCGAGGCGCTCGCGATCCGCCGCGGTCGGGGCCTGGTCGGACCGGCCACCGTCCGGGTCGAGGACGCCTTCGGTCTGCTCCGCATCGACCGCCCGGTCGTCGCCGCCGAGGAGGTCGTCGTCGTGCCCGGCTCGACCCCGATGTCCGGCCTGGACGCCGGCGCCCTGGCCGGTGCTGTGTCCGCCGACGAGGGCCGGGTCGGACAGGGCGGCTCGGCCGACGACAGCGAACTCCGTCCGTACCGCCCCGGCGACCCGATCCGTCGCGTGCACTGGGGACAGAGCGCGAAGCGCGGGGTCCTGCACGTGCGGCAGACGACGCAGGCCCAGCCGCCGGAGGCCGTGGTCGCGCTCGACGTACGGCGCGAGGCGTACCAGCAGCTCGGCCGCGACGACCTCGCCGAACTGGCGGACCTCGGCGGCGACCAGGCCTTCGAGCACGCGGTCGTCGTGGCGGCGAGCGTCGCACGGGCCCTGGCGGCGCGGACGTCACGCGTCGTCCTGGTCACCGACGGGCCGGGCGGGGACGTCCGCCACAACGGTGACGCGGGCGGGCTGTCCGAGGTGCTCGTCGGCCTCGCGGACGTCCACGTGCGCAGCGACGCCCGGCACGTCACCGAGGTCCTGCACGGGGTCCGCGGCCGCGACGTGCACGGCATGACGGCCGTCGTGACCGGGCACTGCACCGCCGAGCAGGCCGCCGAACTCGTCTCCGCGACCAACGGGTCGAGCCGCGGCGTGCTGGCCACCGTGACCGCACCGGACCCCGTCGTCCGCGGCATCCTCGACCGTGCCGGGTGGCGGGTCGTCGTCGTCCCCGTGCCCGGCACCACCACGGACGGACACCGCCGATGACCGCACCCCGCACGGACGGACACCGCCGATGACCGCCACCAGCCCGAGCCGACAGCGTCCCCGGGTGGACGTGCGCGAGGTCCTCGACCGCGACGACCTGCCCGACGACGCCCCCGCCGCCCGCGTCGTCGCGCTCGCGCCGGTCCCCGTGCTCCTGGCCGCCCTCGCGATGCGCCCGCTCGTGCAGGGCGTCGCGTGGTGGGTGTCCGGCGTCGTCTTCGTCGCGCTGCTCGTCGTCGTCGTGCTCGCCGTCCGCACCCGCCCGCGCGGCGTCCGGTTCGTCGCGCTCGTCGCCACGCTCGTCCTCGGGTCCTGCGCGGTGGCGCTCGTCAACGGGTCCGGCCCGCTCGGCTGGCTCGACCAGGGCGGTGCGCTCGGCCAGACGCTCGCGTCCATCCGGCTCAACCCCGCGCCGCTGCCGCAGTCGGACGCGGTCCGCCTCGTCGTGACGGTGGCGATCGCCTGGGTCGCGGGGGCGTCCCTGTTCCTCGCCGCCGTCGCCCCCACGGCCGCCCTCGCCGCGGCCCCGGCGCTCGTGATCCTGCTCGTACCGGGCATCATCACCGGGCAGGCACCGTCCACCTGGCTCGTGGTCCTGACCGCGCTGGCGTTCCTGGCGCTGCTGTGGACCTCGGTCCGGCCGGTGCAACGCGCGTTCCCGGCCGTCGTGGTCGGGGCGATCGGCCTGGTCGTCGCGGTCGGGCTGCCCACCCTCGTGCCGCTCGACGCGGGCTTCCTGTCGGGTGTGACGGGAGCGATCCGGTCGCCGATCCAGCCGGGCCGTCCGGGCACGCTGCTCGAGCTCGGGCAGGACCTCCGTCGCCCGAACGAGCTCGAGGTCTTCCGGTACCGCTCGTCCGACGGGCAGCCGCAGTACCTCAAGCTCGCCGACCTCGACGAGTTCGGCACGGGCGACTGGGTCCCGACCGTGACCGACGCCTCGACCGCCGACACCGCCGAGCAGGCCCGGTGGGCGGAGGGCGTGAACCCCCGGCTCGCGGACCGCGGCGACGTGACCGTGCAGATCACCGGCCTGTCGAGCAACTACCTGCCGCTGCCCTCCGGTGCGATGTCCATCGAGTCCAAGTCGACCAACCTCGACCTCGGGCAGTGGCGCTGGTCGGGGTCGGCGAACACCGTGCGCTCGACCGGCCCGGCGACCGCGCGCGGAGCGACCTACGAGGCGTACGGCGCATCGGTGACGGCGAACCCGTACCTCGACGCCGTGGCCGCGGCGGGGCGGTTGGACGATGACGGGGGCCGGTCGTTCCGCGCCCCGTCGCAGGAGCAGCTGCGCATCGACACGACACTGCCCGACGACCTGCCCGCCGTGATCCGCGACACCGCCGGCCGGGTCCGCGCGGGTGCGACCTCGGACTACGAGCAGGGCCGCGCGCTCGAGCAGTGGTTCCGCAGCGGCCTGTTCACCTACTCCGAGACGGCGCCGGTCGAGCAGGGCTACGACGGTGACAGCATGGACGTCGTCGCGCGGTTCCTGCAGGAGCGCTCCGGCTACTGCGTGCACTTCGCCTCGGCGATGGCGGTGATGGCCCGGACGCTCGGGATCCCGTCACGGATCGCCGTCGGGTACCGGGCCGGCGCCGCCCGTGAGGACGGCCAGTACACGGTCTCGAACCGCCAGCTCCACTCGTGGCCCGAGCTGTACATCCGCGGGGCCGGCTGGGTGGCCTTCGAGCCGACCCCGGACTCGGACGCCGCAGCGCAGTCGCAGCCGTCGGCCTCCGCGACGCCGTCCGCCTCGGCGGCGACACCGCTGCCGGCGCCCGGCGAGACGACGGCGCCCTCGGCGTCACCGAGCGCCACCCCGAGCGCGTCCGCCGGCGCGGACGCGGCCGGCGAGACCGGCGGTGGGGGAGCCTCCACGCCGTGGGGTGTGCTCGTCGGGCTGCTCGTCGCCCTGGCGCTCCTGGCCGCGCCGTCACTGGTCCGCGGCTGGCGGCGCCGCCGT
The sequence above is drawn from the Curtobacterium sp. L6-1 genome and encodes:
- a CDS encoding sortase translates to MTSTPSRRRRPSRRRPLLRRPTLRRPAVRRPTSGWSPEPVGPAARALPVLGQPDRWRFGGSAVVVVGLLLVGFALQFIGVSQVSYVRDQQLALDALRFQLANATAPVGQTGPDGRLVADGTPVAILRVPAIGLRSVVLQGTTSDVTRSGPGHRRDTPLPGQAGASVVYGRQTAYGGPFGRIAELRRGDVVTATTGQGTARYRVTDVRRTGDPVPAPMSAGDGRLTLVSGAGLPFLPDTVVRVDAELVSDAAPTPAPAFGYSSLEPRELTMAGDGTVWPFLTLGLIVLAAMVALFAVGMRLWGRRQTVVVAVPVVLAVGLSAAAQLTLLLPNLM
- a CDS encoding phosphate ABC transporter ATP-binding protein, with translation MTDTATLADEFDSWFAPDDGTTTEAIPTIAPATLDAREVSAWFGDHKVLDRVSLTMPAGQVTALIGPSGCGKSTFLRTLNRMHELVPTASLAGEVLLDDVDIYDASRRITEARRQIGMVFQKPNPFPAMSIADNVLAGLALTGVKLDKAAKTDLVEETLTKAGLWNEVKDRLRQAGGGLSGGQQQRLCIARSLAVRPRVLLMDEPCSALDPTSTRRIEQTITELARDVTVVIVTHNMQQAQRVSDRCAFFLAEAGTPGAIVEHGPTAAMFEAPRDPRTSDYVNGRFG
- a CDS encoding glycosyl hydrolase family 18 protein, encoding MRRTTTAAATLAVAALLLSGCSAGTAASGSGVEGYVEPGGGALERVRTAVDRGATVIGVDGAGLSDDGTHLLDAPEGLGELVGAAADAGATTELLFSNYSATIGDFSPEAATALLSSASNRADVVGELVDLADRLGADGVQIDLESMRDQDRSGLVSFAAELRTAVHDRLGDRAEVSIAMMASTDPAEYRSRGYDLADLAPHLDRVVLMTYDQHGPWSGPGTVGALPWTRKAVRTAIDGGVPAERIDVGVAGYGYAWGPGADSAPIAAAAAAHLAGDRAEWSERDGEWSATLDDGRELHWSDARSYAVRRDLARELGVHGVALWSLNLSPLPED
- a CDS encoding AAA family ATPase encodes the protein MPELTHQAFPIDRIQDAGADIVASVATVVDGKDDAIRTALTVMLAEGHLLVEDVPGVGKTVLAKALGASVGGSVNRIQFTSDMLPSDVTGVNIYDQSSGTFRFSPGPVFANVVIGDEINRTSPKTQSALLEAMAESQVTVDGVTRPLESPFMIVATQNPVDMEGTYPLPEAQRDRFMARIAMGYPSPQAERRMLAARGAHDPLADLRPVVDVDTLRAMIAAVRTVHVAADVEAYIVEVVRVTRTHPDLLLGASPRATLHLAQASRAYAALAGRPFVTPDDVAALAPIVLAHRLVPVARGLGGSAEDTAREIVVRIVADTAVPFTATPVRS
- a CDS encoding DUF58 domain-containing protein; the encoded protein is MTDHRPVARRLSRRAGAVGSVLARYGRRGTGMLRRTPFPRPTVRGWTVLAVGLGLVGGGLVASMGVAVSAGLLLVVLVVLGVVAALAVAAPLRASRQAPRVVVQVGEVYRGRVTVRGSGVRFAPRSTLLVREQLDDLFVSTAEAAALVTIGPATPPAVLDVEALAIRRGRGLVGPATVRVEDAFGLLRIDRPVVAAEEVVVVPGSTPMSGLDAGALAGAVSADEGRVGQGGSADDSELRPYRPGDPIRRVHWGQSAKRGVLHVRQTTQAQPPEAVVALDVRREAYQQLGRDDLAELADLGGDQAFEHAVVVAASVARALAARTSRVVLVTDGPGGDVRHNGDAGGLSEVLVGLADVHVRSDARHVTEVLHGVRGRDVHGMTAVVTGHCTAEQAAELVSATNGSSRGVLATVTAPDPVVRGILDRAGWRVVVVPVPGTTTDGHRR
- a CDS encoding transglutaminaseTgpA domain-containing protein, coding for MTATSPSRQRPRVDVREVLDRDDLPDDAPAARVVALAPVPVLLAALAMRPLVQGVAWWVSGVVFVALLVVVVLAVRTRPRGVRFVALVATLVLGSCAVALVNGSGPLGWLDQGGALGQTLASIRLNPAPLPQSDAVRLVVTVAIAWVAGASLFLAAVAPTAALAAAPALVILLVPGIITGQAPSTWLVVLTALAFLALLWTSVRPVQRAFPAVVVGAIGLVVAVGLPTLVPLDAGFLSGVTGAIRSPIQPGRPGTLLELGQDLRRPNELEVFRYRSSDGQPQYLKLADLDEFGTGDWVPTVTDASTADTAEQARWAEGVNPRLADRGDVTVQITGLSSNYLPLPSGAMSIESKSTNLDLGQWRWSGSANTVRSTGPATARGATYEAYGASVTANPYLDAVAAAGRLDDDGGRSFRAPSQEQLRIDTTLPDDLPAVIRDTAGRVRAGATSDYEQGRALEQWFRSGLFTYSETAPVEQGYDGDSMDVVARFLQERSGYCVHFASAMAVMARTLGIPSRIAVGYRAGAAREDGQYTVSNRQLHSWPELYIRGAGWVAFEPTPDSDAAAQSQPSASATPSASAATPLPAPGETTAPSASPSATPSASAGADAAGETGGGGASTPWGVLVGLLVALALLAAPSLVRGWRRRRRLAAIATGHQPAATAWRELLDDLADHGLAPDAPPPGDAAAAARTARATYGRLRSSVPASVLPHLRSVVDALDRERYAAAEPADPQALGTAVREARTALDASVSRRQVVWSRLFPPSLLPSADRPPRGRGTRVTAG